The Streptomyces durmitorensis genome contains the following window.
CACGAACAGGCTTTCCCGCCCACCCCATTGCCCGCAGCACCCTCGCATGCAGGAAGGGGCGGGACGACGGCGCGCAGTCGGCATCGAGACGCGAGGGGACGTGCCGGTATGTCCGCCCGGAGCACGGTTCGCGGCACTCCCTCGCCGCAGCAGCCCCACGGCCACCGGACGATGGCGAGGACGGACATACCGGCGCGGCCCCGCCCTCAAGGCAGCCCCGCACCGCACCCGCCCCTAGGCGCACCCGCCCGCTAGGCGCCCCCCGCCTCCCCGCACAAGTTCGCCTCCACCCGCCCCAGCAGCCGCGCCAACTCCCGTCGCTCGCCCTCGTCCATCCCCGCCAGCGTGCGCTCCTCCAGCTCCCCCCACGCCACCTCCACCTCCGCCAGCAGCCCGCAGCTCGCGTCCGTGGCCTCGACCAGGACCGCGCGGCGGTCGTCCGGGTCCTGGCGGCGTCGTACGTGGCCCGCCTGCTCCAGGCGCTGCAGCATCTTCGTGACCGTCGACGGGTCCAGGTCGACCGCCTTGATGAGCTCCGACTGGCGTACGGCCCCCTCGTCCCAGAGGTACATCATCAGGAACTCCTGACCGGGGTAGAGCCCGAGCCCCTTCAGGACCTTGCCCGCCGCGATCCGGTGCAGCCGGGCCACCCGGCTCACGGTGTGGCTGACGGGACCCCGCCGCGCCGCGGTGGGGAGCTCGGTACAGGCGGGGTCGGCCGAAGCCTTCATCGGGACTCCTCGGTCCAGGTCGGTCGGCAGGTGCGCAGGAACGCACCTGCGCGGATGCGTTCCTCCAGATTAGCTTGGTCGGCCAATGAATGAGTTACAGTGACGCCAGGCCGATTGATTGGCCGACCAATTACATTCCCCTGGGGGGCACTGATGACCACCGCGTTCGACTCCCTCGACCTCTCCGGCACCCTGCTCGGCAACCGCATCGCCATGGCCCCGATGACCCGGAGCCGCGCAGGCGCGGGCGCCACCGCCACGGAGCTCACCGCCGAGTACTACGCCCAGCGCGCATCCGCCGGCCTGATCATCACCGAGGGCATCCAGCCATCCGCCGTCGGCCAGGGCTACCCGGACACCCCGGGGCTGCACTCCGCCGAACAGATCGAGTCCTGGCGCAAGGTCACCGCCGCCGTCCACGAAGCGGGCGGCAGGATCTTCGCGCAGATCATGCACGCGGGCCGCATCGGCCACCCCGCACTGCTCCCCGACGGCCTGGTGAACGTGGCTCCCTCGTCCGTCGCCGCCAAGGGGCAGGTGTACACGGCGGATGGCCCGAAGGACTTCGTCACGCCCCGCGAGCTGACCGGCGACGAGATCCGCGCCACCATCGGAGACTTCGCGGCCGCGGCCCGCAACGCGATCGACGCGGGCTTCGACGGGGTCGAACTCCACGGCGCCAGCGGCTACTTGATCCACCAGTTCCTGGCCCCCGGCGCCAACCGTCGCACCGACGCATGGGGCGGCACCCCGGAGAACCGCATCCGCTTCGCGGTCGAGACCGCCAGGGCGGTCGCCGCCGAGATCGGCGCCGCCCGCACCGGCCTGCGCCTCTCGCCCGGCAACCCCTTCAACGACATCTCCGAGCCCCAGGCCGAGCGCGAGGCGACGTACACCGCCCTGGTGAAGGAGCTGAGCGCCCTGGACCTGGCGTACCTGCACGTCATGGAGGTGGGCCCGATCCGCGACCTGGTGAACACCCTGCGCGCGAGCTTCGACGGACCCTTCATCCTGAACCCGGCGACCGAGGGCCCCACCGGGGCCGACGCGCTCGCGCTCGTCGAGGACGGCACCGCGGACGTCGTCGCGTTCGGCGCGCTGTTCCTGGCCAACCCCGACCTGCCGGCCCGCCTCAAGGTCGAAGGCCCGTACAACACGCCTGACACGTCGACGTTCTACGGCGGCACGGAGAAGGGCTACACGGACTACCCGGCGCTGTAAGCGCACAGAGCAACCCCGAGCCCACGAACCAAGTTCGGCCCGGCACCCCCAGGTGCCGGGCCAACTCTCATACAAGAGTGCTTACTTCACCGGAGTGAAGTCCCGAGCCCCAATGTAATCCGGCCGCCGGATCGGCGCCGCGAACGGCTCCACCGCCGTGTTCTCCACACTGTTGAACACGATGAAGACGTTGCTGCGCGGGAACGGCGTGATGTTGTCCCCCGAACCGTGCATGGCATTGCAGTCGAACCAGGTCGCGGAGCCGGCCTCACCGGTGAAGAGCCGGATGCCGTATTCCGAAGCGAGGCTGGTCAGCGTCCCGTCCGAGGGAATGCCCGCGTCCTGCATCTGCAGGGAACGCTTGTAATTGTCCTTCGGCGTCGCGCCTTCACAGCCGAGGAACGTCTTGTGCGACCCCGGCATGATCATGAGGCCGCCGTTGGTGTCGTGATTCTTGGTGAGCGCGATGGAGACCGAGACAGTCCGCATGTTCGCGAGGCCGTCCTCGGCGTGCCAGGTCTCGAAGTCCGAGTGCCAGTAGAACCCCGAGGCACCGAAACCGGGCTTCACGTTGATCCGCGACTGGTGGATGTACACGTCGGAACCCAGGATCTGCCGGGCCCGACCCACCACCCTCGGATCGGCGGCGAGCTTCGCGAACAGCTCGCTGATTTTGTGCACCTCAAAGATGGTGCGAATTTCCTGGGAACGCGGCTCCACGATGGACCGGTCGTCCGCCCGCATCGTGGGGTCATCGATCAACCGCTCGAGCTCGGCGTGGTAGACGCTCACCTCGTCGGGCGTGATGAGCTGGTCGATCGCCAGGAATCCGTCCCGTTCGAACCCCGCCAGGTCTTCGGCCACGATGGGCCCCGGCGTACCCGGCTCGGACCACACGACGGGGTCCTTGCGCTCGATGAGGACCTCTTCGGTGCCTCGCGTCGGGTACAGGTCGGCGGTGCGTTCGGGTGCGGTGGTCATGGTGTTGCCTGCCTCTCCTCTCGTACGGCCCTTTCCGGGATGTACACCCCCGCCGCCCAGAGGAAGAGGGCGGCGGGGGAGATTCAGGGGGCGTGCTTCAGCCCTGCGGTGCGCTGTCGGAGATCAGGCCGGTTCCGGCTCGGTGAGCAGCGGGTACACGCCGTTCTCGTCGTGGTCCTCACGACCGGTGACGGGCGGGTTGAAGACACAGATGCAGTGGAAGTCCTCCTTGATCCGCATCGTGTGCTTCTCGTTCCCGTCGAGCAGGTACATGGTCCCCGGAGTGATCGTGTACTTCTTGCCGGTCGTGTCGTCGGTCAGCTCGGCCTCACCCTTGGTGCACACGACGGCCTCGATGTGGTTGGCGTACCACATCGACGTCTCCGTACCCGCGTACAGGATGGTCTCGTGGACCGAGAAGCCCACCCGCTCCTTGGCGAGGACGATGCGCTTGCTCTCCCAGGTTCCCGAAGCGGCCTTCACGTGCCGGTCGGTGCCTTCAATGTCCTTGAACGAACGGACGATCACGGTGACTTGTTCCTTTTCTCTTACGGGGGTGAGGACGCGGCCCGAGGGCCGCCGGGGCGCCGCGTGTGCGGCGCCCCGGCGGCCTCCCGCACCGCTCAGGCGGTCTCGCGCACCGCACGGGCGAGCGTGCGAAGTCCTTCGTCCAGCTCGTCGGCGGTGATCGTCAGCGCCGGAAGGAGCTTGACGACCTCGCTCTCGGGGCCGGAGGTCTCGATGAGCAGGCCGAGTTCGAAGGCCCGCTTGGCGATGGCGCCCGCGCGCTCCTTGTCCAGGAACTCCATGCCCCAGACCAGGCCGCGGCCGCGGTACTCCTTGATGGCGCCCGGGTTCTCGTCGACGATCGCCTTGAACGCCTCCTCGACCTGCTCGCCGCGGGCGCGCGTCTGCTTCTCCATGGCCGGGCCGTCGGACCAGTAGGTCTCCAGGGCGGCGGCGGCCGTGACGAAGGCGGGGTTGTTGCCGCGGAAGGTGCCGTTGTGCTCGCCCGGCTCCCAGATGTCCAGCTCGGGCTTGAACAGCGTCAGCGCCATCGGCAGGCCGTAGCCGCTGATGGACTTGGACACCGTCACGATGTCCGGCGTGATGCCCGCCTCCTCGAAGGAGAAGAACGCGCCGGTGCGGCCGCAGCCCATCTGGATGTCGTCGACGATCAGGAGCATGTCCCAGCGCTCGCACACGTCGGCGAGCTTGCGCAGCCACTCGGCGCGGGCGACGTTGATGCCGCCCTCGCCCTGGACCGTCTCGACGATCACGGCGGCGGGCTGGTTGAGGCCGGAGCCCTGGTCCTCGAGCAGACGCTCGAACCAGACGAAGTCGGGGGTCGTGCCCTCGAGGTAGCGGTCGAAGGGCATCGGCGTGCCGTGCACCAGCGGGATGCCGGCGCCGGCGCGCTTGAAGGCGTTGCCGGTCACCGCGAGGGAGCCGAGCGACATGCCGTGGAAGGCGTTCGTGAACGACACGATCGACTCGCGGCCCTTGACCTTGCGGGCCAGCTTCAGCGCGGACTCGACCGCGTTGGTGCCCGTCGGGCCCGGGAACATGACCTTGTACGGCAGGTCACGCGGGCGCAGGATGATGTTCTGGAACGACTCCAGGAACGCGCGCTTGGCGGTCGTCGACATGTCGAGGCCATGGACGACGCTGTCGCGCTCCAGGTAGTCGATCAGGGCGCGTTTGAGGACGGGGTTGTTGTGGCCGTAGTTGAGCGAGCCGGCCCCGGCGAAGAAGTCGAGGTACGAGTGGCCGTCCTCGTCGAACATGCGGCTGCCCTGCGCACGGTCGAAGATGGTGGGCCAACCGCGGCAGTAGCTGCGCACCTCCGACTCCAGGGTCTCGAAGACGCTCAGGTCGGGCTGGGTGATGGTCACAGCAGATCTCCTGGGAGATGGAAAGACTTGGGAGGTGGGGGGTGACAGGTGGTTCGTGGGGGGAACGGCGGAACTCAGCCGACCGGCTCGGCCGGCTCGATCCGCGCGGCTGTCCCGGTCTCGGTGATCGGCTCTATGAGGAACAGGACCTCGGGCAGGTGCCCCTCGTCGGGGAACAGCCCCGCGTCGAAGAGCACCGTGCGCTCGACCGACGCGCCGTGGCGCTGTGCGTATGAGGTGAAGAGCCGCTCGGACGGGGTGTTGTCCGGCGTGATGGTCGTCTCGACCGAGACCAGCTCCCGGTCGGCGGCGACCTTGGCGGTGAGACCGTCGAGCAGCGCACCGGCAAGGCCGCGGCCTCGGTGCGCCTGGTCGACGGCCACCTGCCAGACCACCAGGGTGCGCGGCCGCTCGGGCCGGATGTAGCCGGTGATGAACCCGGCGGGCTCACCGTTCGCGTCCCTGGCCACCACGGAGGTCGCCGCGAAGTCGCGGCACCACAGCAGGTAGCTGTACGAGGAGTTGAGGTCCAACACCTTCGAGTCGCGGGCGATCCGCCAGATTGCGGCGCCGTCGGCGACGTCGGGGGTGTCGAGGCGCAACCCCTCGGGCATTTCCAGGGAATTCGCTTGCAGGTCGGTCGGTAGATCGGCTTGTGCAGCGGTCATGCGGATTGAATTTACCGAGCAATTTCTTTAATTGCATCGGCGGGAGGGGTTACGTAAGAGCGCCTCATGTGTTATCACGCGGGGGTGCGCGCCCGCAGGAATCCCCGGCGATATGGCCTGATTTGCTGGGCTCATAGGCCACATACCGGGCGCGATGTGGAGTACGTCACAGAACCGTAACTCCCACGAAGCCTGTCCGAATTGTGAGACTTGGCGCTGACGAAACCTTAGTGTTTAGGTCTCCGGAAAGCGGGCAGAAGAATACGGGAAGCTGTGCTGATAAAGTGGATAAAGAAGCGGTGGGAATGCGTCCGTGAATTTACGTAGAGTATTTACGGCCCCGTCAACCCGTCGATTCCCTCCCTGAGGAGATCGGCGTGACCGTTGTGCCGTGCGTACTCCTCGATGAGGTGGACCAGGATCCAGCGCAGGCTGACCTCGGCGCCGCCCGTGACGGCCGCCTCCCGCTCGCTCAGCCGCCCGATGTCGTCCGGCGAACGTCCCTCGCACAACTCCCGGCTCACCGACACCTCCCGCTGCCACACGGCCAGGGCCTGGTCGTACGTCCGCTCCGGGGCGAGGGCGAAGCCCGACGGATCCCCGTACACCGGTGGCACGTCCCGCCCGGCGAGCACGCGCTGGAACCAGTTCCGCTCCACCTCGGCCAGATGCTGCACGAGACCGAGCAGTGTCAGCGACGAGGACGGGACCGAAGCGATACGGGTCTGTGCGTCATCGAGCCCGGAACACTTGACCGCCAGGGTCGCGCGATGGAAGTCGAGCCAGTCCGCCAGCATCGCGGGCTCGCCCGCCGTCGGGTCGGGCACAGGGCGGCCGTCCGGGAGCGTGGGCATGGCGGTCACGCTGCCATGGACACCCACCCGGACGTCGGCTGTTCGCTGTGAGCTTGGTGCGGCCCGAAGCCGCATGAACTCGGGCCCACCGGGAAGACGGGGGCGCCTACTGCCAGGCGGCCGTCACCGCTCGCCGCGCCGCTTCGAGGTCGACCGCGAGACCGGCCTCGCCCATCGCGGCACCCAGTGCGGCGAGCGAGGCGTGCACGACGCCGCGGGTCGCGTCAGGGCCGTAGTGGTTCACCCGGATCATCTCCTTGGCCAGCGCGCCGCCACCGGCGACCAGCGGAAGCACCGGGTCGGCCGCGAGTGCCTTGGCGACGAGCGTCGAGGCGTCGACGCCCTCCGGGGCCCGCAGCGTCGTGGCGACCGGAGCGGCGTCCCGCGCCTCGTGGACGTACGGGCTCAGGCCGCCGCCCAGGGCGATCGCGCCCGCGCGGGTCGCCGCGGCGGCGGTGGCGTGCCGCGCCATCAGCGCGTCGAGCCCCTCCGCCTCGATGCGCTCCACGCACGCCTCGAGGGCGAGCATCTCCAGCTGGGCCGGTGCGTGAAGGAGCGCCTTGCGCCCGCCGTCGATCCACCGCTCCTTCCAGTCGAGGAGGGAGAGGTAGGAGCGGCGGGGTGCCTGTGGATTGGCGGCGAGGCGGGCCCAGGCCCGCTCGCTGACGGAGACGGCCGAGACGCCCGCCGGGCCGCCCATCGCCTTCTGCGCGCCGATCACGCACAGGTCCACGCCCCAGGCGTCCGGAAGCAGCGGCTCGGCGGCCACCGATGCGACGGCGTCGAGCATGAAGAGGGCGCCGTGCTCGCGTACCACCTCACCGATCTCGGCGACGGGATTGGTGTTGCCGGTGGCGGCCTCCGCGTGGACGAGCGAGACGAAGTCGATCTCGGGGTGCGCGGCGAGCGCCTCGCGGACCTGCTCCGCCGTCACGGCGGTGTGGAAGGGGACGGCGAGATCGACGACGGTCGCACCGCAGTCCCGCAGCCAGTTCCCGAAGGTCTGCCCGTAGGGCCCGGTGATGACGTTCAGCGCGGTCGTGCCGGGCCGCGCCGCTCCCCGGATGCAGCCCTCCAGGGGAAGCAGCGCCTCGCCCTGCATGATCACGACGTCCTGCGAGGTGGAGAGCAGCCCGGCGACGCGCTCCTCGATGGAGGCGAAGTGCTGGGCGCTCAAGGGGGCCAGGTCAAGGAATGGATGCGTCGTCACGGTGCTGCTCACTTCGCTGCTCACTTCGCTCACGAGTTCGTTCGGGCTGCCGGACCGAGCGTACCGACAGGCTCCTAAGCTGCTGCACATGAGCGATCACAGCCGTCACACGGTGCTGCACGTGAAGGGTCGGGTGCTGGTCGGCCCGGACGAGGTCCGGGACGAATTGTGGGTGGTCGGGGGCAGGGTGACGTACGACCGCCCGGCGGCGGCGCCGGACGTCACGATCGACGGCTGGACGCTCCCCGGCCTGGTCGACGCGCACTGCCACGTGGGCCTGGACGCGCACGGCCCGGTGGACGCGGCCACGGCGGAGAAGCAGGCGCTGACCGACCGCGAGATCGGCGCGCTCCTGATCCGGGACGCGGGCTCGCCGTCGGACACCCGCTGGATCGACGACCGCGAGGACCTCCCGAAGATCATCCGGGCGGGCCGCCACATCGCGCGCACACGCCGCTACATCCGCAACTACGCCCACGAGATCGAGCCCTCCGACCTCGTCGCGTACGTCGCCCAGGAGGCGAGGCGCGGCGACGGCTGGGTCAAGCTGGTCGGCGACTGGATCGACCGCGACGCGGGAGACCTGACGGCGTGCTGGCCACGGGCCGAGGTGGAGGCGGCGATCGCCGAGGCGCACCGCCTGGGCGCGCGGGTCACGGCGCACTGCTTCGCCGAGGATTCGCTGCGGGACCTGGTGGAGGCGGGCATCGACTGCATCGAGCACGCCACGGGCCTGACCGAGGAGACCATCCCGCTCTTCGCCGAGCGGGGCGTCGCGATCGTCCCGACGCTGGTGAACATCGCGACGTTCCCGCAGCTGGCCGACGGCGGCGAGTCGAAGTTCCCGAAGTGGTCACGGCACATGCGCCGCCTGTACGAGCGCCGCTACGACACGGTGCGGGCCGCGTACGACGCGGGGGTGCCCGTGTACGCCGGCACGGACGCGGGAGGCTCGCTGGCCCACGGCCTGGTCGCCGCAGAGGTGGCCGAGCTGAGGCTGGCAGGAATCCCGGCACGGGACGCGCTTTCGGCGACCACGTGGGGAGCGAGGTCCTGGCTGGGGCGCCCCGGCTTGGTGGAGGGAGCACCGGCGGACCTGGTGGTGTACGGGGCCGATCCGCGCCAGGACGTGGGGGAGTTGGGGAACCCGCGGAGGGTGGTCCTGAACGGGAGGGTGGTGGGGTAGCCCACCTCCGTCGTGTTCCTGAGGCACCCCCGCGACGACCGCACCGGACACATGCGCCGCTGCGGGGACTCACATTGACGGAGCGTTACGCGCGAGGCCTCTGTTTCGTTGGGCATCATTCGGCCATGAGCCGGGCGGCAAGCGATGTGTTCGAGCCACGGAGTTGCTCGGGGGGCTGGTGGGAACGTCCGTGCCGGAGGATTCGAAAGCAGGGGCGGAAACCTCCCTTTGGAGTGAACTCACGCTTCGTCGCTGGCTATTCACTCTCAGTGCGTAAAGATTCCCCCTGTCGATGTTGCCGGTGCCGCGCTCAAGCGATGTCCCCATCCAGCGAAGCGCGGCGCTTTTGGCGGCTCCGTAACTCTTGTGGGGGTTCCACCACCTTGAACAGCAATGCCTTCCGCCTGCCCGCACGCCGCCTCGGTGTGATCGCCACCGCCACGGCCCTCGTCGCGGGACCCGCGGCGCTCGCCACCGCGGGCCCCGCCTCGGCCACGGGCGGGGACAAGGGCCGCGCGAACGCCGTCGTGCTGCGCACCGGGCTCGACGTGTCCCTGCTCAACAAGACCCTGAACGTCCCGCTCCGGGTCTCGCTCAACGAAGTGCAGGCGCCGGCGAGCGCCGAGAAGACCGCGCTCACCGCCAGGCTGGACGGCGTCAACGGCGGCCAGGCGTTCAGCGTGCTGCGGGCGGACGTGGCCACCGCGAAGGCGACCGTCGAGGAGGGGAAGGCGGAGGGGTACAGCAACATCGCGCGGGCCAAGGTGCATGTGCCCGGCCTGCCCCTGCTGTCCCTGATCGAGGTCGAGCAGGTGACGTCCAAGGCGGTCTGCGCGGCGGGTAAGCGGCCGGTCGCCGAGGCGAATCTGCTGGGCGGCGTGACGGTGCTCGGCAAGAAGGTCACGCTGTCGGCGGGGGGCCCGACCCAGGTGGCGGTGCCGGGGGTCGGAGAGGTGCGGCTCGACCTGTCGAAGACGCACACGACATCGCGTACGGCGGCGGCGTCCGCCCTGGAGCTGAAGGTGTCCGTGAACCCGCTGAAGCTGAATGTCGCCGAGGTGGAGGGCACGCTGACGCTCGCGGGTGCGTCGTGCGAGACGCCGGCGGCGGCCGCCAAGCCGGAGCCCTCGCCCCCGGTGAAGCCGCAGGGAGGCGCGGGGGAGAAGCCGGTGGACGCGAAGCCGGAGAAGCCCGCCGAGGCGAACCTCGCCGAGACCGGCGGGAACTGGGCCACTCCGTACCTGCTGGGTGGCGGAGTGCTGTTGCTCGCCGGGGGCGGGGCAGCGGTCCTCATGGCCCGGCGGGTGCGCAGGGGCTGAGTCCTTCAGCGGGTTCCCGGGGAGAGGCGGTGTTGGGGCGAGGCTGGGGAGAGGGAATTCTCAGCCCTCCACCAGCGCCGCCCTCAACGCCCCCAGCAACCGATCCGTCGTTCCCCGGTCCCGCACCGCCACCCGGAGCCACTCGTCCCCGAGGCCCGGGAACGTGTCCCCGCGCCGCAAGGCGAAGCCCCGCTCCCGCAGGCGTTCGCGGAGAGCCGGGGCCTCGGGGGCCCGGAGCAGGATGAAGGAACCCTCGGCGTCCTCCACGGCCCGCACTCCGCAGGGGGTGAACTCCCTCAGCCCACGCAGGAGATAGGTCCGGTCGGCGGCGATCCGCAGCGCGGCCTCGGACGCCTCGGCCAGCGCCGCAGGCGTCACGCAGGCCTCCGCCGCCGCGAGGGCAGGCGAGGACACCGGCCACAAGGGCTGCGCCGCTGCCAGCGTCTCGATCGTCTCCGGGTCGGACAGGACGTAACCGATCCGCAGCCCCGCGAGGCCCCAGGTCTTGGTCAGGCTCCGCAGCACCACGAGCCCCGGTACGTCCGTACGGCCCGCCAGCGCCTCCCGCTCGCCGGGCACCGCGTCCATGAACGCCTCGTCCACCACCAAC
Protein-coding sequences here:
- a CDS encoding SCO1860 family LAETG-anchored protein; amino-acid sequence: MNSNAFRLPARRLGVIATATALVAGPAALATAGPASATGGDKGRANAVVLRTGLDVSLLNKTLNVPLRVSLNEVQAPASAEKTALTARLDGVNGGQAFSVLRADVATAKATVEEGKAEGYSNIARAKVHVPGLPLLSLIEVEQVTSKAVCAAGKRPVAEANLLGGVTVLGKKVTLSAGGPTQVAVPGVGEVRLDLSKTHTTSRTAAASALELKVSVNPLKLNVAEVEGTLTLAGASCETPAAAAKPEPSPPVKPQGGAGEKPVDAKPEKPAEANLAETGGNWATPYLLGGGVLLLAGGGAAVLMARRVRRG
- a CDS encoding MarR family winged helix-turn-helix transcriptional regulator, producing the protein MKASADPACTELPTAARRGPVSHTVSRVARLHRIAAGKVLKGLGLYPGQEFLMMYLWDEGAVRQSELIKAVDLDPSTVTKMLQRLEQAGHVRRRQDPDDRRAVLVEATDASCGLLAEVEVAWGELEERTLAGMDEGERRELARLLGRVEANLCGEAGGA
- the thpD gene encoding ectoine hydroxylase, whose translation is MTTAPERTADLYPTRGTEEVLIERKDPVVWSEPGTPGPIVAEDLAGFERDGFLAIDQLITPDEVSVYHAELERLIDDPTMRADDRSIVEPRSQEIRTIFEVHKISELFAKLAADPRVVGRARQILGSDVYIHQSRINVKPGFGASGFYWHSDFETWHAEDGLANMRTVSVSIALTKNHDTNGGLMIMPGSHKTFLGCEGATPKDNYKRSLQMQDAGIPSDGTLTSLASEYGIRLFTGEAGSATWFDCNAMHGSGDNITPFPRSNVFIVFNSVENTAVEPFAAPIRRPDYIGARDFTPVK
- a CDS encoding DinB family protein; translation: MPTLPDGRPVPDPTAGEPAMLADWLDFHRATLAVKCSGLDDAQTRIASVPSSSLTLLGLVQHLAEVERNWFQRVLAGRDVPPVYGDPSGFALAPERTYDQALAVWQREVSVSRELCEGRSPDDIGRLSEREAAVTGGAEVSLRWILVHLIEEYARHNGHADLLREGIDGLTGP
- the cobC gene encoding Rv2231c family pyridoxal phosphate-dependent protein CobC, with amino-acid sequence MRPHTDHDGGPDLRHHGDAEVRDTAGLTDLAVNVRADTPPAWLKRHIAASLDGLAAYPDGRAARAAVAARHGVAPERVLLTSGAAEAFVLLARALKVRQPVVVHPQFTEPEAALRDAGHMVGRVLLREENGFRLAGATVPEEADLVVIGNPTNPTSVLHPAASIAELAGPGRVLVVDEAFMDAVPGEREALAGRTDVPGLVVLRSLTKTWGLAGLRIGYVLSDPETIETLAAAQPLWPVSSPALAAAEACVTPAALAEASEAALRIAADRTYLLRGLREFTPCGVRAVEDAEGSFILLRAPEAPALRERLRERGFALRRGDTFPGLGDEWLRVAVRDRGTTDRLLGALRAALVEG
- the ectA gene encoding diaminobutyrate acetyltransferase — its product is MTAAQADLPTDLQANSLEMPEGLRLDTPDVADGAAIWRIARDSKVLDLNSSYSYLLWCRDFAATSVVARDANGEPAGFITGYIRPERPRTLVVWQVAVDQAHRGRGLAGALLDGLTAKVAADRELVSVETTITPDNTPSERLFTSYAQRHGASVERTVLFDAGLFPDEGHLPEVLFLIEPITETGTAARIEPAEPVG
- a CDS encoding amidohydrolase family protein; this encodes MSDHSRHTVLHVKGRVLVGPDEVRDELWVVGGRVTYDRPAAAPDVTIDGWTLPGLVDAHCHVGLDAHGPVDAATAEKQALTDREIGALLIRDAGSPSDTRWIDDREDLPKIIRAGRHIARTRRYIRNYAHEIEPSDLVAYVAQEARRGDGWVKLVGDWIDRDAGDLTACWPRAEVEAAIAEAHRLGARVTAHCFAEDSLRDLVEAGIDCIEHATGLTEETIPLFAERGVAIVPTLVNIATFPQLADGGESKFPKWSRHMRRLYERRYDTVRAAYDAGVPVYAGTDAGGSLAHGLVAAEVAELRLAGIPARDALSATTWGARSWLGRPGLVEGAPADLVVYGADPRQDVGELGNPRRVVLNGRVVG
- a CDS encoding ectoine synthase; this encodes MIVRSFKDIEGTDRHVKAASGTWESKRIVLAKERVGFSVHETILYAGTETSMWYANHIEAVVCTKGEAELTDDTTGKKYTITPGTMYLLDGNEKHTMRIKEDFHCICVFNPPVTGREDHDENGVYPLLTEPEPA
- a CDS encoding alkene reductase; translation: MTTAFDSLDLSGTLLGNRIAMAPMTRSRAGAGATATELTAEYYAQRASAGLIITEGIQPSAVGQGYPDTPGLHSAEQIESWRKVTAAVHEAGGRIFAQIMHAGRIGHPALLPDGLVNVAPSSVAAKGQVYTADGPKDFVTPRELTGDEIRATIGDFAAAARNAIDAGFDGVELHGASGYLIHQFLAPGANRRTDAWGGTPENRIRFAVETARAVAAEIGAARTGLRLSPGNPFNDISEPQAEREATYTALVKELSALDLAYLHVMEVGPIRDLVNTLRASFDGPFILNPATEGPTGADALALVEDGTADVVAFGALFLANPDLPARLKVEGPYNTPDTSTFYGGTEKGYTDYPAL
- a CDS encoding pyridoxal-phosphate-dependent aminotransferase family protein, which codes for MSEVSSEVSSTVTTHPFLDLAPLSAQHFASIEERVAGLLSTSQDVVIMQGEALLPLEGCIRGAARPGTTALNVITGPYGQTFGNWLRDCGATVVDLAVPFHTAVTAEQVREALAAHPEIDFVSLVHAEAATGNTNPVAEIGEVVREHGALFMLDAVASVAAEPLLPDAWGVDLCVIGAQKAMGGPAGVSAVSVSERAWARLAANPQAPRRSYLSLLDWKERWIDGGRKALLHAPAQLEMLALEACVERIEAEGLDALMARHATAAAATRAGAIALGGGLSPYVHEARDAAPVATTLRAPEGVDASTLVAKALAADPVLPLVAGGGALAKEMIRVNHYGPDATRGVVHASLAALGAAMGEAGLAVDLEAARRAVTAAWQ
- the ectB gene encoding diaminobutyrate--2-oxoglutarate transaminase, whose translation is MTITQPDLSVFETLESEVRSYCRGWPTIFDRAQGSRMFDEDGHSYLDFFAGAGSLNYGHNNPVLKRALIDYLERDSVVHGLDMSTTAKRAFLESFQNIILRPRDLPYKVMFPGPTGTNAVESALKLARKVKGRESIVSFTNAFHGMSLGSLAVTGNAFKRAGAGIPLVHGTPMPFDRYLEGTTPDFVWFERLLEDQGSGLNQPAAVIVETVQGEGGINVARAEWLRKLADVCERWDMLLIVDDIQMGCGRTGAFFSFEEAGITPDIVTVSKSISGYGLPMALTLFKPELDIWEPGEHNGTFRGNNPAFVTAAAALETYWSDGPAMEKQTRARGEQVEEAFKAIVDENPGAIKEYRGRGLVWGMEFLDKERAGAIAKRAFELGLLIETSGPESEVVKLLPALTITADELDEGLRTLARAVRETA